One genomic segment of Vagococcus intermedius includes these proteins:
- a CDS encoding DNA topoisomerase 3 translates to MKQLIIAEKPSVARDLAQVLGATKKTKTYIEGPNVIITWALGHLLGLKMPEDYNKEWAQWNMETLPMIPKKVGIKPLPKTGHQLKAISQLAKRQDVSEAVIATDAGREGELVARWILEYVRFNKPVKRLWISSQTTKAIKDGFKKLEPSKHYDNLYRSALARAEADWLVGLNVTRALTVKYEDNLSAGRVQTPTLAMVRKQEERIENFRAENFYTIDLTYGGLKGRLQLKNPRQFSEREQAEQLVDKLVAQKTLVTSVKSKQKKELAPLPYDLTEIQREANQRFGFSAKKTLGLVQNLYEIHKVVTYPRTDSKYLTRDMASTMKERLQAVASYYPDEAKAAIRKGSKVQVTKVFQDEKVTDHHALIPTEQVPRAEKMDNDEQKIYQMITKRFLGLFGDAHITEQQTIEAKNAENIFLFKQTKIIQPGFKVVKQEDIQKQVEFKEGMTLNNQFQLNKEITSPPAALSEGSLLGLMEKHKLGTPATRAEIIEKLIKSELMSRTANKLAVTPKGKQLLKLVNPSLVSPDLTEKWESALEEIAQGKRDGKTFIKEIEEDTTKLVKEIKYSEQKYTDFSLTNKECPECGEALREKNTRDGKIYVCTGETCKYRRRKDPKVSNRRCPQCHKKMEIHEGKNGQFFKCKTCVITEKIESGKGRKKKMTKHEEKKLLKKYSQSQASEPEESPLALALKAAMKDN, encoded by the coding sequence ATGAAACAATTAATTATCGCAGAAAAGCCAAGTGTTGCCAGAGACCTAGCGCAGGTACTAGGAGCAACGAAGAAAACTAAAACTTACATTGAAGGACCAAATGTTATTATTACATGGGCTTTAGGGCATTTGTTAGGCTTGAAGATGCCTGAGGACTATAACAAGGAATGGGCTCAATGGAATATGGAAACCTTACCAATGATTCCTAAAAAAGTTGGAATCAAACCACTTCCTAAAACAGGCCATCAGTTAAAAGCAATTAGTCAATTAGCTAAACGTCAAGATGTTTCAGAAGCAGTTATTGCAACTGATGCAGGTCGTGAGGGAGAGCTAGTTGCACGTTGGATTTTGGAGTATGTACGTTTCAATAAGCCAGTCAAACGTTTATGGATTTCATCGCAAACAACGAAAGCTATTAAGGATGGTTTTAAGAAACTAGAACCAAGTAAACATTATGATAATCTTTATCGCTCAGCTTTAGCTAGAGCTGAGGCTGATTGGCTGGTTGGCTTAAATGTCACACGTGCTTTGACAGTTAAATATGAGGATAATTTATCAGCTGGGCGGGTTCAAACACCAACGCTTGCCATGGTTCGTAAGCAAGAGGAACGGATTGAAAATTTTAGGGCAGAAAATTTTTACACCATTGATTTGACCTATGGAGGCTTAAAGGGACGTCTTCAACTTAAAAATCCACGTCAATTTTCAGAACGAGAACAAGCAGAGCAGTTAGTCGATAAGTTAGTAGCTCAAAAAACATTGGTGACATCAGTCAAGAGTAAACAAAAAAAAGAATTAGCACCGTTACCCTATGATTTAACTGAAATTCAACGAGAGGCTAATCAACGTTTTGGCTTCTCGGCTAAAAAAACTCTAGGCTTGGTTCAAAATTTATACGAAATCCATAAAGTCGTGACTTATCCACGGACAGATTCTAAATATTTAACCCGTGATATGGCTTCTACGATGAAGGAACGTTTACAAGCAGTTGCTAGTTATTATCCAGATGAAGCGAAAGCAGCTATACGCAAGGGAAGCAAAGTTCAAGTGACTAAAGTTTTTCAAGATGAAAAAGTGACAGATCACCATGCACTAATCCCAACAGAACAAGTGCCACGTGCAGAAAAGATGGATAATGATGAACAAAAAATTTATCAAATGATTACTAAACGCTTTTTAGGACTTTTTGGTGATGCTCATATTACTGAACAGCAAACAATTGAAGCTAAAAATGCAGAGAACATTTTCTTGTTTAAACAAACAAAAATTATCCAGCCAGGATTTAAAGTTGTTAAACAAGAAGACATTCAAAAACAAGTAGAGTTTAAAGAAGGCATGACCTTAAACAATCAATTTCAACTAAATAAAGAAATAACAAGTCCACCGGCAGCTCTGTCAGAAGGTAGTTTGCTTGGCTTGATGGAAAAACATAAATTAGGTACGCCAGCTACTCGTGCAGAAATTATTGAAAAATTAATCAAATCAGAATTAATGAGTCGGACAGCTAATAAATTAGCCGTGACACCAAAAGGCAAACAGTTATTAAAACTAGTAAACCCGTCTCTAGTTAGCCCAGATTTAACTGAGAAATGGGAAAGTGCCTTGGAAGAAATTGCTCAAGGAAAACGTGATGGGAAAACTTTCATAAAAGAAATTGAAGAAGATACTACTAAGTTGGTCAAAGAAATTAAGTATAGTGAGCAAAAGTATACCGATTTTTCATTGACTAATAAAGAATGTCCAGAGTGTGGGGAAGCCTTACGTGAGAAAAACACACGAGATGGTAAGATTTACGTCTGTACTGGAGAAACTTGTAAATATCGTCGTCGCAAAGATCCTAAAGTCTCAAATCGACGCTGTCCTCAGTGTCATAAAAAGATGGAAATTCATGAAGGTAAAAATGGGCAATTCTTCAAATGTAAGACATGTGTGATTACAGAGAAAATTGAATCAGGCAAGGGTCGGAAGAAAAAGATGACCAAACATGAAGAGAAGAAATTGCTAAAAAAATATAGTCAATCACAAGCAAGTGAACCAGAAGAAAGTCCGTTAGCCTTAGCTTTAAAAGCCGCTATGAAAGATAATTAA
- a CDS encoding DUF1033 family protein produces MYQVIVMYGENEPWWFFEDWELDIVEEDIFDNLIEAKACYREKFAKLHKEYSMIKEKSDYLTAFWEADDLRYCEECDEDLQLYKGLMLLKDCKKLSEAGKELDETINYRRKAKCCQRPSAGTRSNEEN; encoded by the coding sequence GTGTATCAAGTAATCGTAATGTATGGAGAAAATGAACCGTGGTGGTTTTTTGAGGATTGGGAATTAGATATTGTGGAAGAAGATATTTTCGACAATTTAATTGAAGCAAAGGCATGTTATCGTGAAAAATTTGCCAAATTGCATAAAGAATATAGTATGATAAAAGAGAAATCAGATTATTTAACAGCTTTTTGGGAGGCAGATGATTTACGCTACTGTGAAGAGTGTGATGAAGACCTTCAATTATATAAAGGGCTGATGCTTCTGAAAGATTGTAAAAAATTGTCAGAAGCTGGAAAGGAATTAGATGAAACAATTAATTATCGCAGAAAAGCCAAGTGTTGCCAGAGACCTAGCGCAGGTACTAGGAGCAACGAAGAAAACTAA
- a CDS encoding MetQ/NlpA family ABC transporter substrate-binding protein, with translation MWGSLAVLFLTILMGFSAVEATSFKETTSLRVGASPTPHTEILEYIKPQLAKEGITLEIVKFDDYILPNKSLAEKDIDANYFQHEPFYNLAVSENDYQFANQGPIHIELMGLYSKRIKTISELEMGATVMVSNSESDWGRVITILETAGLVKVAKGVELATATFDDIVENPLKLKFIHTVNPELLTQAYQNDEADLVAINANFASTIQLSPTVDSVLVEKEKSPYANILVSRKDNRHDEAIKVLVKALHSKKTQSWIKKEWGGKIQPVNGMIK, from the coding sequence ATGTGGGGAAGTTTGGCTGTCTTATTTTTAACTATTTTAATGGGATTCAGTGCAGTAGAGGCGACGTCATTTAAAGAAACGACGTCATTACGAGTTGGAGCATCGCCAACCCCACATACTGAAATTTTGGAATATATTAAACCACAGTTAGCTAAAGAAGGGATTACACTAGAAATTGTAAAATTTGATGATTATATTTTACCTAATAAGTCTTTGGCAGAGAAAGATATTGATGCCAATTATTTTCAACACGAGCCTTTTTATAACCTAGCAGTCTCAGAAAATGATTATCAATTTGCTAATCAAGGGCCAATTCATATTGAATTAATGGGACTGTACTCTAAGAGAATTAAGACAATATCAGAGTTAGAAATGGGAGCAACTGTTATGGTAAGCAATTCAGAGTCTGATTGGGGTAGAGTTATCACAATATTGGAAACAGCTGGTTTAGTGAAAGTTGCCAAGGGAGTAGAGTTAGCTACAGCGACTTTTGATGATATTGTGGAAAACCCACTGAAATTAAAGTTTATTCACACAGTTAACCCAGAGTTATTAACACAAGCTTATCAAAATGATGAAGCAGATTTGGTCGCAATTAATGCTAATTTTGCTAGTACAATCCAGTTATCACCAACTGTAGACAGTGTTTTAGTAGAAAAAGAAAAGTCACCGTATGCTAATATTTTGGTAAGTCGTAAGGATAATCGTCATGATGAAGCGATCAAGGTCTTGGTTAAAGCCTTACATTCTAAAAAGACACAATCATGGATAAAAAAAGAATGGGGTGGGAAAATACAACCTGTTAATGGCATGATTAAATAA
- a CDS encoding methionine ABC transporter ATP-binding protein has translation MSQIEIKEVSKLFKSKKQVVTALNNVTLTINSGDIYGIVGYSGAGKSTMLRLLNGLEQPSRGQVLVDYRDIGQLRGNDLRKYRQKVGMIFQHFNLLWSRTILDNIRLPLELSGMKKAESNQKASELLALVGLSGKEEAYPSQLSGGQKQRVGIARALANDPMLLLCDESTSALDPQTTDEVLELLAKINRELGVTIVLITHEMAVIRKICHQVAVMENGQVVEQGDVLKVFSEPQEAVTKRFVQQEVVPNYGNPLLKLEDLAKEKREGVLVQVTFKGNQATQPLISKMIKASQVDVNVIQGQIQALQKGSVGTLLIELLGQKTSIEKALIYLEKQEEVSLEVAVYEGN, from the coding sequence ATGAGTCAAATTGAAATTAAAGAAGTATCAAAATTATTTAAGAGTAAAAAACAAGTAGTTACAGCTTTGAATAACGTTACATTAACGATAAATTCAGGTGATATCTATGGTATTGTGGGCTATTCAGGTGCAGGGAAAAGTACAATGTTACGTTTATTAAATGGCTTGGAGCAACCTAGTAGAGGGCAAGTTTTGGTAGACTATCGGGATATTGGACAGCTGAGAGGGAATGATTTACGAAAATATCGTCAAAAAGTGGGCATGATTTTTCAGCATTTTAATTTGCTATGGTCGAGGACTATTTTAGATAATATTCGTCTACCTTTGGAATTAAGTGGTATGAAAAAAGCTGAATCGAATCAGAAAGCTTCAGAACTATTAGCCTTAGTTGGCTTGAGTGGAAAAGAAGAGGCCTATCCTAGTCAATTATCAGGTGGGCAAAAGCAACGAGTTGGTATCGCTAGGGCTTTAGCCAACGATCCAATGCTCCTACTTTGTGACGAAAGCACGAGTGCCCTTGATCCGCAAACAACGGATGAAGTTTTGGAGTTGTTAGCTAAAATAAATCGGGAATTAGGTGTCACGATTGTTTTAATAACGCATGAGATGGCAGTCATTAGAAAAATATGTCACCAAGTAGCCGTGATGGAAAACGGTCAAGTTGTGGAACAAGGAGATGTTTTAAAAGTCTTTAGTGAGCCTCAAGAAGCAGTAACCAAACGCTTTGTTCAACAAGAAGTAGTCCCAAATTATGGGAATCCGTTATTAAAATTAGAAGATTTGGCAAAAGAGAAGAGAGAAGGAGTCTTGGTACAAGTCACTTTTAAAGGGAATCAAGCAACTCAACCTTTAATATCAAAGATGATTAAAGCGAGTCAAGTTGATGTTAATGTGATTCAAGGTCAAATACAAGCTTTACAAAAAGGCTCAGTTGGGACGTTATTGATTGAACTGCTAGGTCAGAAAACATCTATAGAAAAAGCCTTAATTTATTTAGAAAAACAAGAAGAAGTGAGTTTGGAGGTAGCCGTTTATGAAGGAAATTAA
- a CDS encoding glycine cleavage system protein H: MKKVINKQIWVLKDKDTFIFGLTNEGQDDFGNVTFVMLPKVGDKLEVGDTFAELEAEKAVTELITPLAGTIVEINNESLQTPSVLDNPEERKAWMIVMTDVSEEAFLNLD, from the coding sequence ATGAAAAAGGTTATCAATAAGCAAATTTGGGTATTAAAAGATAAAGATACGTTTATATTCGGTTTAACTAATGAGGGACAAGATGATTTTGGTAATGTGACCTTTGTTATGTTACCAAAGGTAGGGGACAAGCTAGAGGTTGGGGATACCTTTGCTGAATTAGAAGCGGAAAAAGCTGTTACTGAATTAATAACACCGTTGGCAGGTACGATTGTGGAGATTAATAATGAATCATTACAAACGCCTTCTGTTTTAGACAATCCGGAAGAAAGAAAAGCTTGGATGATAGTTATGACGGATGTATCAGAAGAAGCTTTTTTAAATTTAGATTAA
- a CDS encoding arsenate reductase family protein, with product MVNFYWYPKCSTCKKAKAWLDENNIAYNMIDMIETPPTKEQLVGWMEASELPVRRFFNTSGVRYREQGLKTIVNDFSNEEAAGRLCVDGMLIKRPIMEKVGEPVLLGFKEEAYEDLLK from the coding sequence ATGGTTAATTTTTATTGGTATCCAAAATGTTCAACGTGTAAGAAAGCAAAAGCATGGTTAGATGAAAATAACATTGCTTATAATATGATTGATATGATTGAAACACCACCGACAAAAGAGCAGTTAGTTGGTTGGATGGAAGCAAGTGAGTTACCTGTTCGTCGTTTTTTTAATACAAGTGGTGTTCGTTACCGTGAGCAAGGGTTAAAAACTATTGTGAATGATTTTAGTAATGAAGAAGCAGCTGGTCGTTTATGTGTAGACGGAATGTTAATTAAGCGTCCAATTATGGAAAAAGTTGGCGAACCTGTCTTATTAGGGTTTAAAGAAGAAGCCTATGAGGATTTATTAAAATAA
- a CDS encoding FtsW/RodA/SpoVE family cell cycle protein, whose amino-acid sequence MNKTKTRYNLDNRIDYGIILPVMVLSLMGLAALFVALNHNPMIDDLWTPMLKQVLWILIGVAAVVVLMQFDSKTLWKMTPIFYAFGLALMTSLIWFHDKALAVMTGSKNWINIAGLTIQPSELMKIAFILMLAYVVTQHNSEHEHTIKNDFILIGKLVLTILPVGILLKFQQDFGTMLVYVAILGGVFLMSGITWRIVLPVIGIFLVLAAITIYLVTTDSGRDFLYAAGVKQYQLLRIDSWLDPFHDSSGKSFQQAQALVAIGSGGLLGKGFNVSEVDVPVRESDMIFTVIGENFGFIGGCLMILMYFFLIYRMIRVCFDTNNEFYAYIATGTIMMILFHVFENIGANIGLLPLTGIPLPFVSQGGSSLLGNLIGVGIILSMKFQKQDYK is encoded by the coding sequence ATGAATAAAACAAAAACAAGGTATAACTTGGATAATAGAATTGATTATGGCATCATTCTACCAGTTATGGTGTTATCATTAATGGGATTAGCTGCACTTTTTGTAGCATTGAATCATAATCCGATGATTGATGATCTTTGGACGCCAATGTTGAAACAAGTGTTGTGGATTTTAATCGGGGTGGCAGCGGTTGTTGTCTTAATGCAGTTTGACTCGAAAACATTATGGAAGATGACGCCGATATTTTATGCATTTGGCTTGGCATTAATGACCAGTCTGATTTGGTTTCATGATAAAGCGTTAGCTGTTATGACAGGCTCTAAAAACTGGATTAATATTGCAGGTCTTACGATTCAGCCGTCAGAATTAATGAAGATTGCATTTATTTTAATGTTAGCTTATGTGGTGACACAACATAACTCAGAACATGAGCATACAATTAAAAATGATTTTATTTTGATTGGTAAACTAGTTTTAACCATTTTACCTGTTGGGATTTTATTGAAATTCCAACAAGATTTTGGGACGATGTTAGTTTATGTTGCCATTCTAGGTGGTGTCTTCTTAATGTCTGGTATTACGTGGCGAATTGTTCTACCTGTTATTGGTATTTTCCTAGTGTTAGCAGCTATTACGATATATCTCGTTACAACAGATAGTGGACGTGATTTTTTATATGCTGCAGGGGTTAAACAATACCAGTTACTACGAATTGATTCTTGGTTAGATCCCTTCCATGATTCATCAGGAAAATCTTTCCAACAGGCTCAGGCACTTGTGGCGATTGGTTCTGGTGGTTTATTAGGAAAAGGATTTAACGTTTCAGAAGTAGACGTTCCTGTACGTGAATCTGATATGATTTTTACTGTTATTGGTGAAAACTTTGGATTTATTGGTGGTTGCTTAATGATATTAATGTATTTCTTTTTAATTTATCGCATGATTCGTGTTTGTTTTGACACAAATAATGAATTTTATGCCTACATTGCAACAGGAACAATTATGATGATTTTGTTCCATGTATTTGAGAATATTGGGGCTAATATTGGTCTGTTACCTTTAACTGGTATCCCACTGCCTTTTGTTAGTCAAGGTGGCTCATCATTACTGGGGAATTTAATTGGTGTCGGAATCATTTTATCCATGAAATTTCAAAAACAAGATTACAAGTAA
- a CDS encoding alpha/beta hydrolase, which translates to MKEMLKEAGIVTLVCFIFTLFIILFTPYPASELVYQQFKAGSPAQAPSDYQQLKKEVSVQKDLTYESLLPSNKYDLLRPKGSKKVPVIIWIHGGGYVGGQKSDTEIYATMLASRGFAVANMDYSLAPTNRYPSPLIQVSDLYHELAKNAKAYNLDMSQIIVAGDSAGGQIAAQYTTIQLDKSYSKQVNLPQDIPAKNLVGTVLLCTPFSLEALTQESSSIILDYFVKKIGWAYTGTSNWEDSEMVKEADLLTVVKKPFPKTFIADGNTFSFADQGKAFAKVLKDSGSDVTTVFYDETDTELMHEYQFDLSLKESQETFKQLTQFLDEVKK; encoded by the coding sequence ATGAAAGAAATGTTGAAAGAAGCGGGGATTGTCACGCTAGTTTGTTTTATCTTTACATTATTTATTATTTTATTCACACCGTACCCTGCTAGTGAGTTGGTGTACCAGCAATTTAAAGCAGGTAGTCCGGCGCAAGCACCTAGCGACTATCAACAACTAAAAAAAGAAGTCAGTGTTCAAAAAGACTTGACGTACGAGTCGTTATTGCCTTCAAATAAGTATGATTTACTACGACCTAAAGGAAGTAAAAAAGTTCCTGTTATTATTTGGATACACGGAGGAGGATATGTTGGAGGTCAAAAATCTGACACAGAGATATATGCGACTATGTTAGCAAGTCGAGGATTTGCAGTCGCTAACATGGACTATTCATTAGCACCTACCAATCGTTATCCCAGTCCCTTAATCCAAGTAAGTGATCTTTATCATGAGTTGGCTAAAAATGCTAAAGCTTATAATTTAGATATGTCTCAAATTATCGTGGCAGGAGATTCAGCAGGTGGGCAAATAGCTGCCCAATATACGACGATTCAACTAGATAAGTCCTATAGTAAGCAAGTAAACCTACCGCAAGATATTCCTGCTAAAAATCTGGTAGGCACGGTTCTATTATGTACGCCATTCTCACTAGAAGCACTGACACAAGAAAGTAGTTCAATTATACTAGATTATTTTGTGAAAAAGATTGGTTGGGCTTATACAGGTACAAGTAACTGGGAAGATTCTGAGATGGTAAAAGAGGCCGATTTATTAACCGTCGTAAAAAAACCGTTTCCTAAGACTTTTATCGCCGATGGCAATACGTTTTCTTTCGCCGATCAAGGCAAAGCATTTGCTAAAGTTTTAAAAGATAGTGGCAGTGACGTGACGACTGTTTTTTATGATGAGACAGATACTGAGTTGATGCACGAATATCAATTTGATCTGTCACTAAAAGAATCTCAAGAGACATTTAAACAATTAACACAGTTTTTAGATGAAGTTAAAAAATAA
- the upp gene encoding uracil phosphoribosyltransferase encodes MGKFQVIDHPLIQHKLTIIRDKNCGTKVFREVVNEIAMLMAFEVSRDMPLEDVEIETPVGKSIQKTLSGKKVAIIPILRAGIGMVDGMLELIPAAKVGHIGMYRDHDTWEPVEYFVKLPSDIETRQLFVVDPMLATGGSAILAVDALKKRGGNNIKFVCLVAAPEGVKALQEAHPDIDIITAGLDERLDEDGYIVPGLGDAGDRLFGTK; translated from the coding sequence ATGGGAAAATTTCAAGTTATTGATCATCCACTAATTCAGCACAAGTTAACTATCATTCGTGATAAAAATTGTGGAACAAAGGTATTTCGAGAGGTTGTCAATGAAATCGCTATGCTAATGGCTTTTGAAGTATCACGTGACATGCCTTTAGAGGACGTTGAGATTGAAACGCCAGTTGGAAAATCAATTCAAAAAACGTTATCAGGTAAGAAAGTAGCAATTATTCCAATTCTTCGTGCAGGTATCGGCATGGTAGACGGAATGTTAGAGTTAATTCCAGCAGCTAAAGTAGGTCATATCGGAATGTACCGTGACCATGATACATGGGAACCTGTAGAGTACTTTGTCAAATTACCATCAGATATTGAAACACGTCAATTATTTGTTGTTGACCCAATGTTAGCAACAGGTGGTTCTGCTATTTTAGCAGTAGATGCCTTAAAAAAACGTGGGGGAAACAATATTAAATTTGTATGTTTAGTTGCCGCTCCAGAAGGTGTTAAAGCATTACAAGAAGCACATCCTGACATTGATATCATTACAGCCGGTCTAGATGAACGTTTAGATGAAGATGGCTATATCGTACCAGGCTTGGGAGATGCTGGCGATCGTTTATTTGGTACAAAATAA
- the glyA gene encoding serine hydroxymethyltransferase, translating into MDFKENDLELWDAIIKEGYRQDENIELIASENFVSKAVMAAQGSILTNKYAEGYPGKRYYGGCEVVDVVENLAIERVKQLFGAEFANVQPHSGSQANTAAYMALIEPGDVVLGMDLTHGGHLTHGSPVNFSGKTYDFHAYGVQPVSEELDYEVIRYHAREIKPKLIVAGASAYSREIDFKKFREIADEVGAKLMVDMAHIAGLVATGLHQNPMPYADIVTSTTHKTLRGPRGGIILTNDEALAKKINSAIFPGIQGGPLMHVIAGKAVAFKEALAPEFKEYQKQVIANAKAMEKVFKNSKNARVISGGTDNHLLLLDVSGYGLNGKEAEALLDRAHITVNKNTIPFEVLSPFKTSGIRIGTPAITSRGMKEASATRIAEIIDLILSNKDNEDIIIGEGKEVRSITGKYPLYR; encoded by the coding sequence ATGGATTTTAAAGAGAATGATTTAGAATTATGGGATGCCATTATTAAAGAGGGGTATCGTCAAGATGAAAATATTGAATTGATAGCCTCAGAAAACTTTGTGTCAAAAGCAGTGATGGCGGCACAAGGGAGTATTTTGACTAATAAATACGCAGAAGGGTATCCTGGGAAGCGTTATTACGGTGGATGCGAGGTTGTGGATGTTGTTGAGAATTTAGCAATTGAGCGAGTTAAACAACTATTCGGTGCTGAATTTGCAAATGTTCAGCCTCATTCAGGATCACAGGCTAATACCGCTGCTTATATGGCCCTAATTGAACCAGGGGATGTCGTCTTAGGGATGGATCTAACGCATGGTGGTCATCTAACGCATGGGTCACCTGTTAATTTTAGTGGTAAAACGTATGATTTTCATGCCTATGGCGTCCAACCTGTTTCTGAAGAATTGGATTATGAAGTTATCCGTTATCATGCTCGTGAAATTAAACCCAAATTAATAGTAGCCGGAGCAAGTGCTTATAGTCGTGAGATTGATTTTAAAAAATTTCGTGAGATTGCAGATGAAGTTGGGGCAAAATTGATGGTTGATATGGCTCATATTGCTGGATTAGTAGCAACAGGTTTACATCAAAATCCAATGCCGTATGCTGATATTGTAACGTCAACGACACATAAGACCTTGAGAGGCCCTCGTGGAGGTATCATCCTAACAAATGATGAAGCGTTGGCTAAAAAAATCAACAGTGCTATTTTTCCAGGCATACAAGGGGGACCTTTGATGCATGTGATTGCCGGTAAAGCCGTAGCGTTTAAAGAAGCGCTTGCTCCTGAATTTAAAGAGTATCAAAAGCAAGTCATTGCCAACGCTAAGGCAATGGAAAAAGTCTTTAAAAACTCTAAAAATGCCCGCGTTATTAGTGGTGGTACCGACAATCATTTATTATTATTAGACGTCAGCGGTTATGGTTTAAATGGTAAGGAAGCTGAGGCCTTATTAGACCGTGCTCATATTACTGTTAATAAAAATACCATACCATTTGAAGTACTAAGCCCATTTAAAACGAGTGGTATCAGAATTGGAACTCCAGCGATTACTAGCCGTGGGATGAAAGAAGCGAGTGCTACAAGAATCGCTGAAATCATTGATCTGATTTTAAGTAATAAGGATAATGAAGACATTATTATTGGAGAAGGTAAAGAAGTTCGTTCAATTACTGGAAAATATCCACTATATCGTTAA
- a CDS encoding L-threonylcarbamoyladenylate synthase: METNYFSEETLNQAVELLQKGELVAFPTETVYGLGADATNAEAVQKVYQAKGRPSDNPLIVHVTGQEDLTHYVESIPVEAKKLMDSFWPGPLTLIFKIIPGSLPSVVTGGLETAAFRMPANDLTLALIEQVGAPLVGPSANTSGKPSPTTAKHVMHDLAGKIAGILEGGATSVGLESTVLDMSGDVPMILRPGQLTEVDLEQVIGEVTIDRHLMTETEAPKSPGMKYKHYSPNVEVWMIDYLKADFKEAVSLAKKDHLNVGVLASEKIVSDLGSEITASYILTSNGTVSEAAKHLFAGLRALDEWEEPLDLVLVETFPEIGVGAAYMNRLKKASGGKIFKC, from the coding sequence GTGGAAACAAATTATTTTTCTGAAGAAACATTAAATCAAGCAGTGGAGTTATTGCAAAAAGGAGAGTTAGTAGCCTTTCCTACTGAAACAGTCTACGGTTTAGGGGCAGATGCGACTAATGCTGAGGCGGTTCAAAAAGTTTACCAAGCAAAAGGACGTCCAAGTGATAACCCATTGATTGTGCATGTGACAGGGCAAGAAGATTTAACCCATTATGTTGAAAGTATTCCAGTTGAAGCTAAGAAATTAATGGATAGCTTTTGGCCAGGACCTTTAACATTAATATTTAAGATAATACCTGGTAGTTTGCCAAGTGTTGTCACTGGAGGGTTAGAAACGGCTGCTTTTAGAATGCCAGCTAATGACTTGACCTTAGCTTTAATTGAACAAGTAGGGGCTCCCTTAGTGGGACCAAGTGCTAATACCTCAGGTAAGCCAAGTCCTACAACAGCCAAACATGTGATGCATGACTTAGCTGGCAAAATTGCTGGTATACTTGAAGGCGGTGCTACAAGTGTTGGTTTAGAATCAACGGTCTTAGATATGTCGGGAGATGTGCCAATGATTTTAAGACCGGGTCAGCTTACAGAAGTTGATTTAGAACAGGTTATTGGAGAAGTTACTATTGATCGCCATTTGATGACTGAAACTGAGGCTCCAAAGTCTCCAGGTATGAAGTACAAACATTATTCACCAAATGTTGAGGTGTGGATGATTGACTACCTTAAAGCGGATTTTAAAGAAGCTGTCTCGCTAGCAAAGAAAGATCACCTAAACGTTGGTGTATTAGCCTCTGAAAAAATAGTATCTGATTTAGGCTCTGAGATAACTGCTAGTTATATCTTAACTTCAAATGGGACTGTTTCAGAAGCTGCTAAACACTTATTTGCGGGACTAAGAGCGTTAGATGAGTGGGAAGAACCGCTTGATTTAGTCTTAGTTGAGACTTTTCCAGAAATAGGAGTAGGTGCTGCCTATATGAACCGTCTGAAAAAAGCATCAGGTGGTAAAATCTTTAAATGCTAA